The nucleotide sequence GCAATGACTTTAAAAATCCTTGGCAATTCTTTTGATATACACGGTGGTGGCGATGACCTTATATTTCCGCACCATGAAAATGAAATTGCTCAATCTGAGGCTTATACTGGGGTTGAACCTTTTGTAAGATTCTGGGTGCATAATGGTATGCTAACCGTTGACAAAGAAAAGATGAGTAAATCTTTAAAAAACTTTTTTAATCTCCATACCTTACTTGAAAATTATGATGGAGAAATAATTCGTTTGTTTTATATCTCAGTTTCATATAGAAAGCCTTTGAATTTTGATTTGGAGAGTTTAGAGATTGCAGCCAAAAACTATAGTTATTTGCACAATAGTTACCTTGAGCTTAAAAATTATCTTTCAAAGGATAATCCATCTTCCATTGCTTTACAAGAAAGAATTTCTAATTGGAAAAAGCAATTTTTTGAAGCAATGGATGATGATTTTAATACTCCTGTTGCAATTTCTGTTCTCTTTGACGTTTTTAAATTTTTTAATGCGCATAAAGATGAAATTGGAAAAGAAGACTTGCAACAATTGGATAATTTCCTTAAGGATGTATTTTTTATTTTAGGTTTTGATAAAATTGGGGAACATAGGAGTATAGATTCATCTTTAAAAGAGAAACTTAAGAACTATTTTGAATCACTTAAAGAAATTGAGGAGTTAAAGCAATTGGTTGAAGGCTACAATTTTGAAGATGCAAAAGATATTATAAACGCTTTAATTGAGTTAAGAAACACTCTAAGGAGAGAGAAAAAGTTTCAACTTGCAGATAAATTGAGAAACGATTTAAAAACATTGGGAATAGTTTTGGAAGATACAAAAGAGGGAACAAAATATAGATTAGAGGCTACAAATGGATAAAGTTAAGGATGAATACTTTATCATTGGAAAAAATGCAGTTTTAGAGGCGTTAAGGGCACATTACCCTGTAAAGTCCCTAATCCTTGATAAAGATATTAATAAAAAAGAAGGAATAATTAGAAATATTTTTTCACTTGCAGATAGAAACAGTATACAGACCTACTTTAGAGATAAAAGTTGGTTTGATAGGCGTTTTAAAACTACAAATCACCAAGGTGTTGTTGCGGTGGGTGGTGGTTTTGTCTATGCAGATATTAATGAGCTTAAAATAAAAAAGGATTCTATATTTCTTAT is from Caldisericaceae bacterium and encodes:
- the cysS gene encoding cysteine--tRNA ligase — encoded protein: MLKIYNDLSRKLEKFTTREPNKVYMYVCGLTPYDYAHAGHGRSAVVYDVMHRYLTYLGYEVIHISNFTDIDDKIISRSNELNINFKELSERYASIYLEDLKKLDVLPLFAYPKATQFIPEIIDMVKELIEKGYAYEISDGIYFDVSKFKDYGKLSHRNVEELQVGARVEVNPEKRNPLDFALWKKAKEGEPSWDSLWGKGRPGWHIECSAMTLKILGNSFDIHGGGDDLIFPHHENEIAQSEAYTGVEPFVRFWVHNGMLTVDKEKMSKSLKNFFNLHTLLENYDGEIIRLFYISVSYRKPLNFDLESLEIAAKNYSYLHNSYLELKNYLSKDNPSSIALQERISNWKKQFFEAMDDDFNTPVAISVLFDVFKFFNAHKDEIGKEDLQQLDNFLKDVFFILGFDKIGEHRSIDSSLKEKLKNYFESLKEIEELKQLVEGYNFEDAKDIINALIELRNTLRREKKFQLADKLRNDLKTLGIVLEDTKEGTKYRLEATNG